A part of Macaca mulatta isolate MMU2019108-1 chromosome 12, T2T-MMU8v2.0, whole genome shotgun sequence genomic DNA contains:
- the LOC718629 gene encoding inactive serine protease 39: protein MREPQVTVPLGDAGTASVRGSAGVADEALGNLEWSPWREGPCDALGVPSDPCLPRARAPHTRPPGIRSQHPDGRGRFPGAPRLATRRALRPVGDAQATGRMRDAGAERSGPGRLGPCALAAAILWPLLLLLRFPSTSSLSAVCGKTRFSGNSSGRPTGKIFGGQRAEPERWPWQASLLYLGRHICGAALIDSNWVASAAHCFQRSTNPSDYRILLGYNQLSHPTEHSRQMTVNRIMVHADYNKWHRMGSDITLLQLHRPVEFSSHILPACLPEPTTSLAPDSSCWISGWGMVTEDGEQCSQVA from the exons ATGCGGGAGCCACAG GTCACTGTGCCACTGGGTGATGCCGGCACCGCGTCTGTGAGGGGGAGCGCAGGGGTGGCT GATGAGGCTCTTGGTAACCTTGAG TGGAGTCCCTGGAGGGAAGGGCCCTGTGACGCTCTGGGGGTTCCCAGTGACCCCTGCCTCCCACGAGCCCGGGCTCCCCACACCCGCCCGCCTGGGATCCGGTCCCAGCACCCCGATGGCCGCGGGCGGTTTCCCGGAGCCCCGCGGTTGGCCACGCGCCGCGCTCTGCGCCCCGTTGGGGACGCCCAGGCCACCGGCCGGATGAGGGACGCGGGGGCAGAGCGCTCAGGCCCGGGCCGGCTGGGACCCTGCGCGCTGGCCGCCGCGATCCTCTGGCCGCTCCTCCTGCTGCTGCGCTTCCCGTCCACCTCGTCCCTCTCTGCAG TGTGTGGGAAGACCAGATTCAGCGGGAATTCCTCCGGGAGGCCCACCGGGAAGATCTTCGGAGGCCAGAGGGCGGAACCTGAGCGGTGGCCATGGCAGGCCAGTCTACTCTATCTAGGCAGGCACATCTGCGGAGCTGCCCTCATCGACAGCAACTGGGTGGCCTCTGCTGCTCACTGCTTCCAAAG GTCCACTAACCCATCTGATTACCGGATCCTACTTGGGTACAACCAGCTAAGCCATCCCACAGAGCACAGCCGGCAGATGACAGTGAACAGGATCATGGTGCACGCTGACTATAACAAGTGGCACCGCATGGGGAGTGACATCACCCTGCTGCAACTGCACCGTCCTGTGGAATTCAGCTCCCACATCCTCCCCGCCTGCCTTCCGGAACCCACCACGTCGTTGGCCCCTGACAGCTCCTGCTGGATATCTGGTTGGGGAATGGTCACCGAGGATGGTGAGCAGTGCAGTCAAGTGGCCTGA
- the GPR148 gene encoding putative G-protein coupled receptor 148 — MRDELAPCPAGTTAWPAVIQLISKTPCMPQAASNTSLGLGDLRMPSSMLYWLFLPSSLLAAATLAVSPLLLVTILRNQRLRQEPHYLLLANILLSDLAYVLLHMLISSSSLGGWELGRMACGILTDAVFAACTSTILSFTAAVLHTYLAVIHPLRYLSFMPHGAAWKAVALIWLVAFCFPTFLLWLSKWQDAQLDEEGASCILPLSMGTQQGCGPLAIVTYTSILCVLFLCMALIAYCFWRIYAEAKTSGIWGQGYSRARGTLLIHSVLITLYVSTGVVFSLDMVLTRYHHIDSETHKWLLAANSEVLMMLPRAMLPYLYMLRYRQLLGMVWGHLPSRRHQAVFTIS, encoded by the coding sequence ATGAGGGATGAGCTGGCACCTTGCCCCGCGGGCACTACAGCTTGGCCGGCTGTGATCCAGCTCATTAGCAAGACACCCTGCATGCCCCAAGCAGCCAGCAACACCTCCTTGGGCCTGGGGGACCTCAGAATGCCCAGCTCCATGCTGTACTGGCTTTTCCTTCCCTCGAGCCTGCTGGCTGCAGCCACACTGGCTGTGAGCCCCCTGCTGCTGGTGACCATCCTGCGGAACCAACGGCTGCGACAGGAGCCCCACTACCTGCTCCTGGCCAACATCCTGCTCTCAGACCTGGCCTATGTTCTCCTCCACATGCTTATCTcctccagcagcctgggaggctgggagcTGGGCCGCATGGCCTGTGGCATTCTCACTGATGCTGTCTTCGCCGCCTGCACCAGCACCATCCTGTCCTTCACAGCTGCTGTGCTGCACACCTACCTGGCAGTCATCCATCCTCTGCGCTACCTCTCCTTCATGCCCCATGGGGCTGCCTGGAAGGCAGTGGCCCTCATCTGGCTGGTGGCCTTCTGCTTCCCCACATTCCTTCTTTGGCTCAGCAAGTGGCAGGATGCCCAGCTGGACGAGGAAGGAGCTTCATGCATCCTACCACTGAGCATGGGCACCCAGCAGGGATGCGGCCCCCTGGCCATTGTTACCTACACCTCCATTCTGTGCGTTCTGTTCCTCTGCATGGCTCTCATTGCCTACTGCTTCTGGAGGATCTATGCAGAGGCCAAGACTTCAGGCATCTGGGGGCAGGGCTATTCCCGGGCCAGGGGCACCCTGCTGATCCACTCAGTGCTGATCACATTGTATGTGAGCACAGGGGTGGTGTTCTCCCTGGACATGGTGCTAACCAGGTACCACCACATTGACTCTGAGACTCACAAATGGCTCCTGGCAGCTAACAGTGAGGTACTCATGATGCTTCCCCGTGCCATGCTCCCATATCTGTACATGCTCCGCTACCGGCAGCTGTTGGGCATGGTCTGGGGCCACCTCCCATCCAGGAGGCACCAGGCCGTCTTTACCATTTCCTAG